ATAATTCGTCAAAATTAAACCATATGGCCACTATTATATAGTGTTTAGTTCTGGTGTTAGTGTTCTATAttttgatccacatcaatcaTAGAATGAGATCTCATAATTCAGAGGTCTATATTTCCTAATTTTCAGACAAATCCCTATAATGTACCATCAAACTGAGTTATATTGACCCTGTGGGTAGACATCAAACTCagttatatatacaaaaaaaaaaaaaaaaaaaaaaaaacatttaccTTGCAGAGCTTCCATGGCGGTGAGAGCGCATTTGGGTTCAGTAAACtccacaaaacaaaaaatcatagcCTTGTCACCACTCTGCAATATGCATGATCATGTAAACACAATTAAATATCCATATTAAATCAAGCAAAATAATTGGTGTATATTAACATTCTACACTAAATATATTAGATAAGATTAGATATGTATCATTAGAAGTAATGTTCTCTAAAGTTTCTTGTAAAGAATCCATGTTATTGTGTTTAAAATACACCACGGTGCTTCAAGAAAGATAAAGACCATTCTATGAATTGAATCTTGAACATGCTTGAACACCAGTGCTTGTAAACAAAGCCTCCACTGATCAAGTGATCAGCAGGGTACCAAATGTAGTTATTTTGctatattttgaaacataaagTGAGTGAAGAAGAATTCAGTTCATTCTTTACACcattctaataaattttaatgcAGAAGTAAATTTTCATTCCCGTTGTAGTTACATTGATGAAATAATATTTGTGTGCTCTATCAAACACAAAAACCACACATCAAGAAACAAAGATGCATCCACAAGagcatcaatttagggacgAAATAGTATAATGGCAAATATCAGAAGTGCGTACCTTCAAGTTCAATGTCATTTTGATGAGCTTCTAACCTGTTGtaacaacaaacaaacacaccttagttaatcaaataattaaaaatatgatccAAACCCAAAAGATAATctcaaattaaaatgaaaatcataacTATTCGGTGTTTTCTTCAATTGAAAATTCTCTGTCAAATTTATATACCTGTAAAGTGAAGGCAGTGACAATAATTGCCAAAGCAAGAGTTCCTGACACGAGGAACCTGTTGTAACAACAAAGAAACACACATtagttaatcaattaattaaaaatataatccaAACCCAAAAGATAATCtcatattaaaatgaaaatcatacaTCACTGTTAGGAGAAGAAGGAACAATATCTTCAAGTTTTTTGGAAGTTGAAACTTCAACTACCTGTGtccaacacaaacaaacaaacaaaccccacaaaacataaatcattaaaaatcaaaacttaacTTTGTTTTGCACAAAATAACACAAAATTCATCTGGGGTTTGATTAAGCATAaatcaattgataaaaattcaattttatcattgGAATGTTTtctgcaaaaattaaaataaaataaaaacgaaAACAGTTTGAAAGAGAGAAGAGATTTTTCTAGTCACACGAGTTTATTGACATTCAAAGATCCAATTTCATGGAGGATTTCAAACATGCAAGATCAAAATTTGAGGAATTgaaatttgggggttagggttGATGATTTTCGGCCTACCTGAGAGGAAGAATAACGTGATTTTGATGACGGCGGCATCACCGGAAGCGGATAGGACGTTCTGATTCGGAGATTGATTTGTAGGTGGTGGTGGAGGTTGTGGTGGATGCGGTGATGAAGAAAGAGAAGGTGAGAGCAGAG
This genomic interval from Trifolium pratense cultivar HEN17-A07 linkage group LG6, ARS_RC_1.1, whole genome shotgun sequence contains the following:
- the LOC123888059 gene encoding uncharacterized protein LOC123888059 yields the protein MHWGQKDIYFFFLNFFSFEKFLSLSSLFLIRAFSLSFLTVVHDEQQEHHACSSPSQIPASNHRRRKVQSLPFFSSTVLNISLLSPSLSSSPHPPQPPPPPTNQSPNQNVLSASGDAAVIKITLFFLSGSSCQELLLWQLLSLPSLYRLEAHQNDIELEEW